Proteins co-encoded in one uncultured Draconibacterium sp. genomic window:
- a CDS encoding HU family DNA-binding protein — protein sequence MSILYSKIQRVNPRNPQADRKWYLVPNRVEQKTEKEIAEALSKNTTLSRGEAVLVLDELQAVIQNSLLDGYSVQMGDWGSFQLTFNCIGTDTEAECTADKITSVNIRFRPGKQMKEALSNATFVAR from the coding sequence ATGTCGATATTATATTCAAAAATCCAACGGGTAAACCCACGCAACCCACAAGCCGACCGGAAATGGTACCTGGTACCCAACCGCGTGGAACAAAAAACAGAAAAGGAGATTGCTGAAGCCTTGAGTAAAAATACCACTTTAAGCCGTGGCGAAGCAGTCCTGGTATTGGATGAGCTGCAAGCGGTGATCCAGAATTCCCTGCTCGATGGTTATTCCGTGCAAATGGGCGACTGGGGCTCATTTCAGTTAACGTTCAACTGCATCGGCACGGATACCGAAGCGGAATGTACGGCCGATAAAATTACGTCGGTCAACATCCGTTTCCGCCCTGGCAAACAGATGAAAGAGGCGCTGTCTAATGCAACCTTCGTGGCTCGTTAG
- a CDS encoding methyltransferase domain-containing protein, whose translation MSKYVHGYSEIEASRLNDQADSLANLLHYDSIWNDGSIILEAGCGVGAQTKTVAPKNKKSRFISIDISFDSVEQAKNLIDSKGIDNVNFKQADIFNLPFEDEYFDHIFLCFVLEHLPNPIEALNKLNRVLKTNGTITLIEGDHGSTYFHPDSEDAQNAIQCQVELQKRNGGDANIGRKLFPLLEKAGYSDIKISPRQVYVDDSNPNWVEGFTKNTFTAMIKGVTDEAISKKLITRAKMEKGINDLLKTAEGGGTFCYTFFKGVGVKKQPRTPNEV comes from the coding sequence ATGAGTAAATATGTACATGGTTACTCTGAAATTGAAGCAAGTCGTTTAAATGACCAAGCTGATTCACTTGCTAATCTCTTACATTATGATTCAATCTGGAATGACGGTTCAATTATTCTTGAAGCTGGATGTGGTGTTGGAGCACAAACAAAAACAGTTGCTCCTAAAAATAAAAAATCAAGATTTATTTCAATTGACATCTCATTTGATTCAGTTGAACAAGCGAAAAACTTAATAGATTCAAAAGGGATTGATAATGTAAATTTTAAGCAAGCAGATATTTTCAATTTACCATTTGAAGACGAATATTTTGACCATATATTCCTCTGTTTTGTTTTGGAACATCTTCCAAATCCGATTGAAGCATTGAATAAATTAAATAGAGTCTTAAAAACAAATGGAACAATAACCCTAATTGAGGGAGACCATGGTTCAACCTATTTTCATCCAGATAGTGAGGATGCCCAAAATGCAATTCAATGCCAAGTTGAACTTCAAAAACGAAATGGAGGAGATGCGAATATTGGACGAAAACTTTTTCCGTTGCTTGAAAAAGCAGGATATTCAGACATAAAAATTTCTCCGAGACAAGTATACGTTGATGATTCGAATCCTAATTGGGTAGAAGGGTTTACAAAAAACACATTTACAGCAATGATTAAAGGAGTTACTGACGAAGCTATTTCGAAAAAACTAATAACACGTGCAAAAATGGAAAAAGGGATAAATGATTTATTAAAAACAGCAGAAGGAGGAGGAACGTTTTGTTATACCTTTTTTAAGGGAGTTGGAGTAAAAAAACAACCACGAACACCCAACGAAGTGTAA
- a CDS encoding alpha/beta hydrolase-fold protein, with protein sequence MKIKTKVTKSRIENFKIKSKYLNKKMAVSVYLPIDYDDKKSFPTLYFHHGRNGNENILFDAGLSTIADKLIKNHKINSIIIVCPNLDNSRGLNSSSEYREVKDPFDRIINNGMYEDYFINEVIPTIDNKFKTLKNRNSRFVGGASVGGYIALHNAFRHPDLFSKVGGHMPAIELQLEKEDKAYFQNQDNWDKYDPIKIAKEMELLDFKVYLDAGDKDEGEFYNGCSILDKILKSRGIESQNYVFEGHHNVEYIKSNMEKYMMFYGS encoded by the coding sequence TTGAAAATTAAGACAAAAGTGACGAAATCAAGAATAGAAAATTTTAAGATTAAAAGTAAATACTTGAACAAAAAAATGGCAGTTTCTGTGTACTTACCGATTGATTATGATGACAAAAAAAGTTTCCCGACTTTATATTTTCATCACGGAAGAAATGGAAATGAAAATATCCTATTTGATGCGGGTTTGAGTACTATTGCCGACAAATTAATTAAAAATCATAAAATAAACTCTATAATTATTGTCTGCCCAAATTTAGATAATAGTCGAGGTTTAAATTCTTCATCGGAATACAGAGAGGTTAAAGACCCATTTGACAGAATAATAAATAATGGAATGTATGAGGATTATTTTATAAATGAGGTTATTCCGACAATTGACAACAAGTTTAAAACTCTAAAAAATAGAAACAGCAGATTTGTTGGAGGAGCATCAGTTGGAGGATATATTGCACTGCACAATGCTTTCCGTCATCCTGATTTATTTTCTAAAGTTGGCGGGCATATGCCAGCTATAGAATTACAACTTGAGAAAGAAGATAAGGCATACTTTCAAAATCAAGACAATTGGGATAAATACGACCCGATTAAAATTGCAAAAGAAATGGAACTTCTTGATTTCAAAGTTTATCTTGATGCCGGGGACAAAGATGAAGGAGAATTTTACAATGGCTGTTCTATCCTAGATAAAATATTAAAATCAAGAGGAATTGAATCTCAAAATTATGTTTTCGAAGGTCATCACAATGTTGAGTATATAAAATCAAATATGGAAAAATATATGATGTTTTATGGAAGTTAA
- a CDS encoding GyrI-like domain-containing protein, with protein sequence MIEKKDLNTEYIFRINRTFDYIESNIEKPMTLEELATVANFSKFHFNRIFQSIVGETPFQFILRVRLEKAAMLILNNKKESISEIAYKCGFSDISIFSRNFKSYFQISASQYRVDKLNNSNLSQQDSNSHQSDEKPIQYFCPELKTIKWRTNMKLNKSVEVKELPKMTVAYIRHIGPYKGNDKLFEGIWNRLFSWAGPRGLIGGENFKSLVVYHDDPNVTIEDKLRMSVCITVPAETKVEGEVGKMEIEVAKYVIARFELSAQDFQQAWDWVYGQWFPTSGYQPDDKPCFEMYPEEPKDGKFTVDICVPVKPM encoded by the coding sequence ATGATTGAGAAAAAAGATTTGAATACAGAATACATATTCCGAATTAATCGGACTTTTGATTATATTGAATCAAATATCGAGAAACCAATGACACTTGAAGAATTAGCAACAGTTGCAAATTTCTCAAAATTTCATTTCAATAGAATATTTCAGTCAATTGTGGGTGAAACACCATTTCAGTTTATTTTAAGAGTTCGGCTTGAAAAAGCGGCAATGCTAATTTTAAATAATAAAAAAGAGAGTATTTCAGAAATTGCTTACAAGTGTGGTTTTTCTGACATTTCAATATTCTCAAGGAATTTCAAAAGTTATTTCCAAATTTCCGCTTCTCAGTATAGGGTAGATAAATTAAACAATAGCAATTTAAGTCAACAAGATAGCAATAGTCATCAAAGCGATGAGAAGCCAATCCAATATTTTTGTCCTGAATTAAAAACCATTAAATGGAGGACAAATATGAAATTAAACAAAAGTGTGGAAGTAAAAGAACTTCCCAAAATGACAGTAGCCTACATCAGGCACATTGGCCCATACAAAGGGAACGATAAACTATTCGAAGGCATTTGGAATAGATTGTTTTCATGGGCGGGACCAAGAGGTTTGATCGGTGGTGAAAACTTCAAATCGTTGGTTGTTTATCATGACGACCCAAATGTAACCATCGAAGACAAACTCAGGATGAGTGTTTGTATTACTGTTCCTGCTGAGACTAAAGTTGAAGGAGAAGTTGGGAAAATGGAAATTGAGGTAGCAAAATATGTAATTGCCCGTTTCGAGCTTTCCGCCCAGGATTTTCAACAAGCATGGGATTGGGTTTATGGACAGTGGTTTCCGACAAGCGGTTATCAACCTGATGATAAACCTTGTTTTGAAATGTACCCGGAAGAACCTAAAGATGGGAAGTTTACCGTTGATATTTGCGTTCCGGTAAAACCAATGTAG
- a CDS encoding radical SAM protein, translating into MKLEALKIKDQFKSQSELNLTRIKSQKNRHYNLSRNDSLTLVIAQGCRNNCKSCCRTFSGNSKMDPLLFNHMLNYAHKHFHSVSITGGEPTEHFEIITKYAKNYPDLRINITTNGENIDGEIVESLKCTPNLFPLISLNGIEDIHDKSRYDGSFKKVYKSILKLRNNNIPFGILGVINQQNVSQILSPVFLEFINEIEACTLELFHYYPIGNNESNFEKLMLSGEQINESVNFRNNLFRNNPYDFLFRAGQLSTKRCHREIQINVDGTISYCPFSVWGLEKVYESDSEDIIHEKINRQLDNWNYLTSKSPAFCPLQSNTSNFINFFKKYGNQHSRATGILDKASSTFKSYCFTAEKAKILKTQE; encoded by the coding sequence ATGAAATTAGAAGCATTAAAAATTAAAGATCAATTCAAGTCACAGTCAGAATTGAACTTAACTCGAATAAAATCACAAAAGAATAGACATTATAACCTATCTAGGAACGATTCATTAACTTTGGTTATTGCCCAAGGGTGCAGAAATAATTGCAAATCTTGCTGTAGAACATTTTCAGGAAACAGTAAAATGGATCCTCTTTTGTTTAATCATATGTTGAATTATGCACACAAACATTTCCATAGTGTAAGTATTACTGGAGGAGAGCCAACTGAACATTTTGAAATAATTACTAAGTATGCAAAAAACTATCCTGATTTAAGAATTAATATTACTACTAATGGAGAAAATATCGATGGTGAAATAGTAGAATCTTTAAAATGTACTCCAAATCTTTTTCCTTTGATAAGCTTGAATGGAATAGAAGACATACACGATAAATCACGTTACGATGGAAGTTTTAAAAAAGTATATAAATCAATTCTTAAGTTAAGAAATAACAATATTCCTTTTGGAATTCTGGGTGTAATTAATCAGCAAAATGTTTCTCAGATTCTTTCTCCTGTATTTCTTGAGTTCATAAATGAAATAGAAGCATGCACATTGGAACTATTTCATTATTATCCTATTGGCAATAATGAATCTAATTTTGAGAAATTAATGCTGTCAGGAGAACAAATAAACGAATCTGTAAATTTCAGAAATAACCTCTTCCGAAATAACCCTTACGACTTTTTGTTTAGAGCTGGGCAGTTATCAACAAAAAGATGCCACCGTGAAATTCAAATTAATGTGGATGGAACTATTTCATACTGTCCCTTTAGTGTTTGGGGATTAGAAAAAGTATATGAAAGTGACTCTGAAGACATTATCCATGAAAAAATTAACAGGCAACTAGACAACTGGAATTATTTAACATCAAAATCTCCTGCATTTTGTCCTTTACAATCAAATACTTCTAACTTCATAAATTTTTTCAAAAAATATGGAAATCAACATTCACGCGCAACTGGCATTTTAGACAAAGCATCAAGTACATTTAAAAGTTACTGCTTTACAGCTGAAAAGGCAAAAATACTGAAAACACAAGAATAA
- a CDS encoding nitroreductase family protein has protein sequence MTGTIILPAPQKDLEFPLMKAIELRRTKRKWKNIELSEQEISNLLWAACGITHKETKRSKSRRTAPSACNSQEIKVFIALSNGVFYYNEKEHQLNRVKSKDIRENIGTQKMMRSAPIGLIYVSDYARLKTFQFRTDEDKWYTSTTDTGFISQNVYLYCAATNLSTAILALIDRKKLHNLIGLGECEKIVYTQVVGKSLDC, from the coding sequence ATGACAGGTACAATCATACTTCCTGCGCCTCAAAAAGACCTTGAATTTCCGTTAATGAAAGCGATTGAATTGCGAAGAACTAAGAGGAAATGGAAAAACATAGAGCTTTCAGAACAAGAAATATCAAACTTACTGTGGGCTGCATGTGGCATCACTCATAAAGAAACGAAAAGGAGTAAAAGTCGAAGAACAGCTCCTTCGGCTTGTAATTCACAGGAGATAAAAGTTTTTATAGCTCTATCAAATGGTGTTTTTTATTACAATGAGAAAGAACATCAATTAAATAGAGTAAAATCAAAGGATATTAGAGAAAATATTGGAACACAAAAAATGATGCGTTCTGCTCCAATTGGATTGATTTATGTTTCAGATTATGCGAGACTGAAAACATTTCAATTTAGAACAGATGAAGATAAATGGTATACATCAACAACCGATACGGGGTTTATAAGCCAAAATGTTTATCTATATTGTGCCGCTACTAATTTAAGTACAGCTATCCTCGCTTTGATTGATAGAAAAAAATTGCATAATCTGATTGGATTAGGTGAATGCGAAAAAATTGTTTATACTCAAGTTGTTGGTAAATCATTGGATTGTTGA
- a CDS encoding cupin domain-containing protein, translated as MATILKADQREFQESPNKTDNYRIFTDISRIKKGINPENLNFDLRQLNPDQYSAPYHFHRYAEELFMIISGSATLRTPNGLEIVNSGDLMFFEKGEKGAHQLYNHTIDICTFLDIRTYLGYDIAEYPDSDKILIAPTFEIFNKESQANYFDGEVNIKDKWKQVENKNE; from the coding sequence ATGGCGACAATATTGAAAGCTGACCAAAGGGAATTTCAAGAAAGCCCAAATAAAACAGATAATTACAGAATATTCACAGATATTTCAAGAATTAAAAAGGGAATTAATCCTGAAAACTTAAACTTTGATTTAAGACAACTAAATCCAGACCAATACTCAGCTCCTTATCATTTTCATAGATACGCAGAGGAACTTTTTATGATAATTTCAGGCTCTGCAACATTAAGGACTCCAAATGGATTAGAAATTGTAAATAGTGGTGATTTAATGTTTTTTGAAAAAGGAGAAAAAGGAGCACATCAATTATATAATCACACGATTGATATTTGCACTTTTTTAGACATAAGAACTTATTTAGGATATGATATCGCTGAATATCCTGATTCAGATAAAATATTAATAGCCCCAACATTTGAGATTTTTAATAAAGAATCTCAAGCTAATTATTTCGATGGAGAAGTGAATATTAAAGATAAGTGGAAACAGGTTGAGAATAAAAATGAATAA
- a CDS encoding DUF4268 domain-containing protein: MRITKLKLHGYKNLKISLEHQSDSIALIGNNGSGKSNVLEALSIIFKSLYKNENNVPFDYEIEYSIGGSNQVKVQKKASQIKSFLNGKTQIYIKDFLPKRVIAIYSGEDDRLWNKCYKPFYDDFIKNINKANREGTATGEMPQMLYLNKFYWHISLLALVVSDALDTQRFVKETLGINTIDKIKFDFNTNIDYKSFTPSPITAFLQLIDNEGSEYTIEEFKRIISGSDLSASLPMTFSDSYNADDIFRLLYWSFTDKNGKIISDVKIIFNDGLTIEDLSEGEKKLLLVKAAFEYASQEDSLFILDEPDSHVHLINKKLIIGLLDDYKANRQIILTTHSPKVTECFKEENVYQLRKGKLEDKNKRDIIKDLFGDELDWFGAETLFSKNTPLLLVEGKGDIQYIKRAILLFKDEYPQLQNLQILPSGGSSSAKPLYDELRPTLAKDKKVIVLFDRDDAGKEGMKSFGVIWDNTSSKKGKEDTTTYKTEISTYCLMLPKTDDFESNEFLVEDYFLKETRNKFITESLTDITSFKEVPKDLRQCVKERFSKEFTNFGVEEFVNFKVLLNKLNSIVTPIVTEIFFIDNGRIEAEGYFHPLDTSISVMKGSQILKEEKQSCPSISLRERNKCKNKSLFADDGDYYTLEENVFFKTPNSAAGFVLGYSANGWDKWKNANGLPLKECYAREIKAEEIENLLDEEQEKVEVKEEAKQTLKTQQTPGTKTKQTVFFEPSLSIPDFQLHFWEGFSEYLQNKSDLPPRKPRAQHWYDTSIGSSEAFLSSVIIIRKSRLRVSIYITNNKELFKSILSHKSEIETKYGLKFIWNNKPEKKASLISIEKRVNYLINTIGNEEKSYKWLLESLLMMKNIFHTYKNK; this comes from the coding sequence ATGAGAATTACCAAGCTAAAATTACATGGATATAAGAATTTAAAAATTTCATTAGAGCATCAATCTGATAGCATCGCTTTGATTGGTAATAATGGAAGTGGAAAAAGCAATGTACTAGAAGCATTGAGTATTATATTCAAAAGTCTTTACAAAAATGAGAATAACGTTCCATTCGATTATGAAATTGAATATAGTATCGGCGGAAGTAATCAAGTTAAAGTTCAAAAGAAAGCATCTCAAATTAAATCATTTCTAAATGGAAAAACTCAGATATATATAAAAGATTTTTTACCTAAAAGAGTTATTGCAATTTATAGTGGAGAAGATGACAGGTTATGGAATAAATGCTATAAACCATTTTATGATGATTTTATAAAAAATATCAATAAAGCGAATAGGGAAGGTACCGCTACGGGAGAGATGCCTCAAATGTTATATCTGAATAAATTTTATTGGCATATTTCTTTACTGGCTTTAGTTGTTTCTGATGCACTCGATACTCAACGTTTTGTAAAAGAAACTTTGGGTATTAATACCATTGATAAAATTAAATTTGATTTTAACACTAATATTGACTATAAGAGTTTTACTCCTAGTCCGATTACTGCATTTCTGCAATTGATTGACAACGAGGGCAGTGAGTATACAATAGAGGAATTTAAAAGAATAATTAGCGGTTCTGACTTATCGGCATCCTTACCTATGACTTTTAGTGACAGTTATAATGCTGACGATATATTTAGATTGCTCTACTGGTCTTTTACTGATAAAAACGGCAAAATTATCTCTGATGTTAAAATTATTTTTAATGATGGACTTACGATTGAGGATTTAAGTGAAGGAGAGAAGAAACTACTTCTAGTAAAAGCTGCATTTGAATATGCTTCACAAGAAGATAGCCTTTTTATTCTTGATGAACCGGATTCTCACGTTCATTTAATAAACAAAAAGTTAATAATTGGTCTTTTAGATGACTATAAAGCAAATAGGCAAATTATATTAACCACACATTCCCCAAAAGTTACAGAATGTTTTAAAGAAGAGAATGTTTATCAACTTCGAAAGGGGAAATTGGAAGATAAAAATAAGAGGGATATTATTAAAGATTTATTTGGTGATGAACTAGATTGGTTTGGAGCAGAGACACTTTTTAGCAAAAACACACCTTTACTCTTAGTTGAGGGAAAAGGAGATATTCAATACATAAAGAGAGCAATATTATTGTTTAAAGACGAATATCCTCAGTTGCAGAATCTTCAAATTTTACCATCGGGAGGTTCTTCGAGTGCAAAACCTCTGTATGACGAGTTAAGACCAACTCTTGCAAAAGATAAAAAAGTAATTGTTTTATTTGACAGAGATGATGCGGGTAAAGAAGGGATGAAATCATTCGGAGTTATTTGGGATAACACTAGTAGTAAAAAAGGCAAAGAGGATACAACAACTTACAAAACAGAAATTTCAACATACTGCCTTATGTTACCAAAAACAGATGATTTTGAAAGTAACGAATTTCTCGTTGAAGATTATTTCTTAAAAGAAACGAGAAACAAGTTTATAACCGAATCATTAACAGATATTACTTCTTTTAAAGAGGTGCCAAAAGATTTGCGTCAATGTGTCAAGGAGCGTTTTTCAAAGGAATTCACCAACTTTGGAGTAGAAGAATTTGTCAACTTTAAAGTCTTACTTAATAAACTCAACAGTATTGTTACACCAATAGTAACTGAGATCTTTTTTATTGACAATGGTAGAATTGAAGCTGAAGGTTATTTTCATCCACTTGACACTTCCATTTCAGTAATGAAAGGAAGTCAAATTCTAAAAGAAGAAAAACAATCCTGCCCAAGTATCTCTCTTAGAGAACGAAATAAGTGTAAAAATAAATCTTTATTTGCTGATGATGGAGATTACTACACACTTGAAGAAAATGTCTTTTTTAAAACTCCTAATTCAGCAGCAGGTTTTGTGTTGGGATATAGTGCCAATGGTTGGGATAAATGGAAAAATGCAAATGGATTGCCTTTGAAAGAGTGCTATGCCAGAGAGATTAAAGCAGAAGAAATAGAAAATCTTTTAGACGAAGAACAAGAAAAGGTAGAGGTAAAGGAAGAAGCAAAACAGACTCTAAAAACACAACAAACACCTGGTACAAAGACAAAACAAACTGTTTTTTTTGAGCCAAGTTTATCAATTCCTGATTTTCAATTACATTTCTGGGAAGGATTCTCTGAATATCTACAAAACAAAAGCGACTTGCCTCCTCGTAAACCGCGTGCTCAACATTGGTACGATACTTCTATTGGTTCATCTGAAGCTTTTTTATCCAGTGTTATAATCATTAGAAAAAGTCGTTTACGTGTTTCAATTTACATTACCAATAATAAGGAACTATTTAAAAGCATACTTTCTCACAAGTCGGAAATTGAAACAAAATATGGTCTAAAATTTATTTGGAATAATAAGCCTGAAAAGAAAGCTTCTTTAATCTCTATCGAAAAACGAGTGAATTATCTCATCAACACAATTGGTAATGAGGAGAAAAGTTATAAGTGGCTACTCGAAAGTTTATTAATGATGAAAAATATATTTCATACTTATAAAAACAAATGA
- a CDS encoding restriction endonuclease subunit S has translation MEQLITRTYLKNTRLKLLENWSVQYLLESKFSYNENFELVPIGSFLIKSRLKTLIEDEKTYQRVTVKINNNGVVPRDTELGKNIGTKQQYLVKSGQFLMSKIDARNGAFGLVPKNLDGAIVTNDFPVFDVEGSVVNPEFLVLITTTKEFIKFAQSCSSGTTNRQRIDLDMFLNVKIPLPSLPEQNRIVETCNDKIKLAAEQEQRAGDLEKGIKEYLFKIIGISNENAQNSLSEKGLRIISYSEINKWGLDFIGKIQNNIENEFQVYRIKNLCKISSGGTPSRSKKQYYNGKIPWIKTGELKDEILYDTEEKITEEGLNNSSAKLYSANSLVVAMYGATIGKTAKLGIESTTNQACAVLFDINNDIIVTDFLWFYIQSQIDELKKLAYGSAQPNLNAGTIANFIVYVPDLDLQKEIVDKIFVMKSEIKLLREKSAHNKERAIKEFEDEIFKR, from the coding sequence ATGGAGCAGTTGATTACGAGAACATATTTAAAAAATACAAGACTCAAATTACTTGAAAACTGGAGTGTCCAATATTTACTTGAATCAAAATTTTCGTATAACGAAAATTTTGAGCTTGTACCAATAGGTTCTTTTCTAATAAAATCAAGATTAAAGACTTTGATTGAGGACGAAAAGACTTACCAAAGAGTTACAGTAAAAATCAATAATAATGGAGTTGTGCCAAGAGATACTGAACTAGGCAAAAACATTGGAACAAAACAACAATACTTAGTAAAATCAGGGCAATTTTTAATGTCCAAAATTGATGCAAGAAATGGAGCATTTGGTTTAGTTCCTAAAAACCTTGACGGTGCAATAGTAACAAATGATTTTCCCGTTTTTGATGTTGAAGGATCGGTTGTTAATCCTGAGTTTTTAGTCCTTATAACCACAACTAAAGAATTTATAAAATTTGCACAAAGTTGTAGCAGTGGAACAACTAATAGGCAAAGAATTGATCTTGACATGTTTTTAAATGTCAAGATTCCTCTTCCTTCACTCCCTGAACAAAACAGAATTGTCGAGACATGTAATGATAAAATTAAACTCGCAGCAGAACAAGAGCAAAGGGCAGGTGACTTAGAAAAAGGCATTAAAGAGTATTTGTTTAAAATAATAGGTATTTCAAATGAAAATGCTCAAAACTCATTGAGCGAAAAAGGTTTGAGAATAATTTCATATTCAGAAATTAATAAATGGGGTTTAGATTTTATAGGAAAGATTCAAAATAATATTGAAAATGAATTTCAAGTGTATCGTATTAAAAACCTTTGCAAAATAAGTAGTGGTGGCACACCTTCAAGAAGCAAAAAACAATATTATAATGGAAAAATTCCTTGGATTAAAACAGGTGAACTGAAAGATGAAATACTTTATGATACAGAAGAAAAAATTACAGAAGAAGGTCTAAATAATAGTAGTGCAAAACTGTATTCCGCAAACAGCTTAGTAGTTGCGATGTATGGAGCAACTATTGGTAAAACTGCCAAATTAGGTATTGAGTCAACAACAAATCAAGCGTGTGCAGTTCTTTTTGACATCAATAATGACATAATTGTAACAGACTTTTTGTGGTTCTATATCCAAAGTCAAATCGATGAACTTAAAAAACTTGCATATGGTAGTGCTCAGCCTAATCTAAATGCTGGGACTATTGCCAATTTTATAGTATATGTTCCAGACCTCGATTTGCAAAAAGAAATAGTTGACAAAATATTTGTAATGAAGTCAGAAATTAAATTATTGAGGGAAAAATCCGCTCACAATAAAGAAAGAGCTATAAAAGAATTTGAAGACGAAATATTTAAGAGATGA